A stretch of the Nitrospirota bacterium genome encodes the following:
- a CDS encoding PAS domain S-box protein — translation MHDGRLYEEIVQDIPLGFSIVDKDGTIVEFNPEAERITGLSRKEALGRSHMMLLHGTADLDACPLMRESVRYRRKRTMTEATIKTPDGAIVTIEVASFPLYGGQGEFLGGAEVFRDITGQKRRERERRNFLSMFVHDMKTPLISSSGFLRRMREGKAGPLTQEQEEYLDLVTQELGNMERLVGDYLEYARLEAEAMVPEFAPVDLGDILVRTVEALRVQAEERGVGVEVRDTGDLTLSADEGMVERILQNLLSNAFSYADPGSTVRVRTEGRAGWVFVEVVNSSSGLSEEDLPYVFDAF, via the coding sequence ATGCATGACGGACGCCTCTATGAGGAGATTGTCCAGGACATTCCCCTGGGCTTCTCCATCGTGGACAAGGACGGCACCATCGTTGAGTTCAATCCCGAGGCCGAGCGGATTACGGGCCTTTCCCGGAAGGAGGCCCTGGGACGCTCCCACATGATGCTCCTGCACGGGACGGCCGACCTCGACGCGTGCCCCCTCATGAGGGAATCGGTGCGTTACCGGAGGAAAAGGACCATGACCGAGGCCACGATAAAGACCCCCGACGGGGCCATCGTCACCATAGAAGTCGCGTCCTTTCCCCTTTACGGCGGGCAGGGCGAGTTCCTGGGCGGGGCGGAGGTCTTCAGGGATATCACCGGCCAGAAACGCAGGGAGCGGGAGAGGAGGAACTTCCTCTCCATGTTCGTCCACGACATGAAGACCCCCCTGATTTCCTCCAGCGGGTTTCTCAGGCGCATGCGGGAGGGGAAGGCGGGCCCCCTCACGCAGGAGCAGGAGGAGTACCTGGACCTTGTCACGCAGGAGCTGGGCAATATGGAGCGGCTCGTGGGCGATTACCTGGAGTACGCCAGGCTCGAGGCGGAGGCGATGGTCCCCGAGTTCGCGCCCGTTGACCTGGGGGACATCCTCGTGAGGACGGTGGAGGCCCTCCGTGTCCAGGCTGAGGAGAGGGGGGTGGGCGTGGAGGTCAGGGACACCGGCGACCTCACCCTCTCGGCGGACGAGGGGATGGTTGAGCGGATCCTGCAAAACCTCCTTTCAAACGCCTTTTCGTATGCGGACCCCGGAAGCACCGTCCGGGTGCGCACCGAAGGCAGGGCCGGATGGGTCTTCGTGGAGGTCGTGAATTCTTCCTCCGGCCTGTCGGAGGAGGACCTTCCCTACGTCTTTGACGCCTTCCA